The Porites lutea chromosome 4, jaPorLute2.1, whole genome shotgun sequence genome contains a region encoding:
- the LOC140934130 gene encoding uncharacterized protein has protein sequence MAPLPELGTRMSLRAFSQTSVDFGGPFITKQGRGKARQKRYLCLFICLATRAVHLEVAFSLDTDSFLNAFFRMVSRRGQPKDVVCDNGTNFVGGSNELKEMEALDHKKIQDATTSYGVKWHFNPPLAPHFSGVHEVMIKAAKKAIYAILSSADITDEELLSAVVGAEGLINSRPLTYQSSSPADLTPLTPNHFLHGQLGGRFAPDSVDTEVFNPRKRWRRVQEFVRHFWHRWLHEWIPSLSVRKKWRREQVDLKVGDVVIVMSPDTPRGKWPLGRIVRVFPGKDSKVAVVDVQVGKTVLRRPIVKLCPLEQC, from the coding sequence ATGGCTCCGTTACCAGAACTGGGAACCCGGATGTCGTTGCGAGCTTTCAGCCAAACTTCTGTCGACTTTGGTGGTCCATTCATTACAAAGCAAGGAAGAGGAAAGGCGCGTCAGAAGAGATACCTTTGCCTATTCATCTGTCTTGCAACACGAGCTGTTCATCTCGAAGTAGCTTTTAGCCTGGACACCGACTCATTTCTAAATGCATTCTTCCGTATGGTGTCCCGACGTGGCCAGCCCAAAGACGTTGTATGTGACAATGGCACTAATTTCGTTGGTGGAAGTAACGAGCTAAAAGAAATGGAAGCCTTGGACCACAAGAAGATTCAGGATGCTACAACAAGCTATGGAGTCAAGTGGCATTTTAACCCCCCTCTTGCCCCACACTTCAGTGGTGTACATGAAGTTATGATCAAAGCTGCGAAGAAAGCTATTTATGCCATCCTTAGCTCTGCAGACATCACCGATGAGGAACTTTTAAGTGCAGTTGTAGGAGCAGAAGGGTTAATTAACTCCAGGCCACTAACTTACCAGTCAAGCAGCCCAGCTGACCTGACCCCTTTGACTCCTAATCATTTTTTACATGGTCAGTTAGGAGGCAGATTTGCACCCGATAGTGTTGACACTGAAGTATTCAATCCAAGAAAGAGATGGCGTCGCGTCCAGGAATTTGTACGTCATTTTTGGCATAGATGGTTGCATGAATGGATTCCCAGTCTGAGTGTACGGAAAAAGTGGCGCAGAGAGCAAGTTGACCTAAAAGTAGGAGACGTTGTCATTGTCATGTCCCCGGATACACCAAGAGGAAAATGGCCTTTAGGAAGGATTGTAAGGGTGTTCCCTGGAAAAGACAGCAAAGTTGCTGTTGTTGATGTTCAAGTTGGAAAGACTGTTCTACGGAGACCAATTGTGAAACTTTGCCCATTAGAGCAATGTTGA
- the LOC140934128 gene encoding uncharacterized protein — MTPYPWIRDPADLPDNRKAACGMLLSTEKSLAKNTDHARVYQEQIQDMIDRGVARKLTKSELEAYDGPIHYVSHHEVVRPDSKSTPVRIVFNTSAKYMGHALNEYWAKGPDLLNSLLGVLIRFREVVLIGDIKKMYHSVGTTQLEQHTRRFLWRDMDARKEPDTYVIQRVSFGDRPSGTIATVALRKTAEMAQEKYPQEAQIIRDNTYMDDIIESVGDRERAESVTRNIEKLVDIGGLKVKGWTISGSSDSRNEKEIPSETYAPAEKVLGVCWRPVEDLFCFKVTLNFSRRKRKLHTEPDIEYHQLKERFPAKLTKRMIISQINSIYDPLGLAGPFTVRAKIMMRKLWMSEAERLDWVDPVSDECRAEWNTFFSDLFIMNNIKFGRCLKPTNAVGNPMLVIFSDGSNSAYGACAYVRWALNGGGFESRLAISKNRLAPVKAMSIDRIELCGTVLSKRLKELLEKESRYRFTTCLHIVDSQIVHAMVRKES, encoded by the coding sequence ATGACTCCATATCCATGGATAAGAGACCCGGCTGATCTTCCAGACAATAGAAAGGCCGCATGCGGAATGCTTTTGTCTACTGAAAAGAGTCTCGCCAAGAATACTGACCACGCAAGAGTATATCAAGAGCAGATACAAGATATGATAGACAGGGGCGTTGCCCGAAAGCTAACGAAGAGCGAATTAGAAGCCTACGATGGGCCCATTCATTATGTTTCGCATCATGAAGTTGTACGTCCGGATTCAAAGTCCACGCCAGTACGAATAGTCTTTAACACCAGTGCCAAATACATGGGTCACGCGTTGAATGAATATTGGGCCAAGGGACCGGACCTTCTGAACAGCCTTCTGGGTGTGCTGATAAGGTTTAGAGAGGTGGTGTTAATTGGCGATATAAAGAAAATGTACCATTCCGTGGGAACCACCCAGCTCGAACAGCACACGCGTCGGTTTCTATGGAGAGACATGGACGCCAGGAAAGAGCCAGACACTTACGTCATACAGAGAGTCTCATTTGGTGATAGACCATCGGGAACCATCGCAACGGTAGCATTGAGAAAAACGGCCGAAATGGCGCAAGAGAAGTATCCTCAAGAGGCCCAAATCATTAGAGACAACACCTACATGGACGACATCATTGAGAGTGTTGGTGATAGGGAGAGAGCCGAAAGCGTAACACGGAACATAGAGAAGCTGGTCGACATAGGGGGACTCAAGGTTAAAGGCTGGACCATCTCGGGCAGCTCTGACAGCCGAAATGAGAAGGAGATACCCAGTGAAACGTATGCACCCGCAGAGAAAGTCTTGGGAGTTTGTTGGAGACCCGTCGAGGACCTGTTTTGCTTCAAGGTGACGTTGAATTTCTCCCGACGAAAGAGAAAGCTGCATACCGAGCCGGATATAGAATACCATCAACTAAAAGAGAGGTTTCCTGCGAAGTTGACAAAGCGAATGATTATCTCCCAGATCAACAGCATCTATGATCCACTTGGATTGGCAGGCCCGTTTACCGTTAGAGCGAAAATCATGATGAGAAAATTGTGGATGAGTGAAGCGGAGCGGCTTGACTGGGTCGATCCAGTGTCAGACGAATGTAGAGCAGAGTGGAATACAttcttttcagatttatttatCATGAACAACATCAAGTTCGGTAGATGCCTTAAGCCTACAAATGCGGTTGGCAACCCAATGCTGGTGATCTTCAGTGACGGATCAAATAGTGCTTATGGTGCGTGTGCGTACGTCCGTTGGGCACTGAACGGTGGAGGGTTTGAAAGCAGATTAGCCATCTCTAAGAACCGACTCGCGCCAGTTAAGGCAATGTCCATTGACCGGATTGAGCTGTGCGGAACCGTGCTGAGCAAGCGCCTTAAAGAGCTCCTAGAGAAAGAGTCGAGATATCGTTTTACCACGTGCTTGCACATTGTTGACTCACAGATAGTACACGCCATGGTCCGAAAGGAATCATAA